A genomic region of Clavibacter michiganensis subsp. insidiosus contains the following coding sequences:
- a CDS encoding 5-oxoprolinase subunit B family protein, whose translation MTLRLLPCGDAAVMLDLDSLDEVLRLQPVLDATRPRGVVDIVPGARSILVTVDPHVLPLAAARSWALAARPADEAGSRGGAPVEIDVVYDGEDLADVAALLGIGVREVVERHTSGTWTVAFGGFAPGFGYLAGVPGLEVPRRTSPRPRVPAGAVALAGEFSGIYPRVSPGGWQLIGTTRAVLWDPEREPAALLQPGSAVRFREVDA comes from the coding sequence GTGACCCTCCGGCTCCTGCCGTGCGGCGACGCCGCCGTCATGCTCGACCTCGACTCGCTCGACGAGGTGCTCCGCCTGCAGCCCGTGCTCGACGCGACCCGGCCCCGCGGCGTCGTCGACATCGTGCCGGGCGCGCGCAGCATCCTCGTCACGGTGGATCCGCACGTGCTCCCGCTCGCCGCCGCCCGCTCCTGGGCGCTCGCCGCCCGACCCGCCGACGAGGCCGGCTCCCGGGGTGGCGCGCCCGTCGAGATCGACGTGGTCTACGACGGCGAGGACCTGGCCGACGTGGCGGCGCTCCTCGGCATCGGCGTGCGCGAGGTCGTCGAGCGCCACACCTCCGGCACCTGGACGGTCGCGTTCGGCGGCTTCGCGCCCGGCTTCGGCTACCTCGCGGGCGTCCCCGGCCTCGAGGTGCCGCGCCGGACGTCGCCGCGGCCGCGCGTCCCGGCCGGCGCCGTCGCGCTGGCGGGCGAGTTCAGCGGCATCTACCCGCGCGTCTCGCCGGGCGGCTGGCAGCTCATCGGCACGACGCGGGCGGTGCTGTGGGATCCGGAGCGCGAGCCGGCGGCGCTGCTGCAGCCCGGTTCCGCCGTCCGCTTCCGGGAGGTCGACGCGTGA
- a CDS encoding biotin-dependent carboxyltransferase family protein — MSGATTPRRGRRAVATSAAGLVVERTGPLMLVQDAGRPGHGGIGVSPSGALDPRALADANLLVGNDPGTVGLEIVLGGAVLRATAAVWVAVTGAVGPLVRTAGRGSRPAPYAAAVVLDAGDALEIGAAVAGIRWYVAVRGGIDVAPVLGSRATDLLSRVGPAPIAVGDVLPVGSAPARPVPPVDSLAVSAPAEGEVVLRATPGPRLDWFVDGSWAALLGHEWEVTAEADRVGVRLDGEPLERRIPGELPSEGVVTGALQVPPSGRPILFLADHPMTGGYPVIGVVARDDVRLAAQLRPGQRIRFV; from the coding sequence GTGAGCGGCGCGACCACCCCTCGCCGCGGTCGCCGTGCCGTGGCGACCTCCGCGGCCGGCCTCGTGGTCGAGCGCACCGGCCCGCTCATGCTCGTCCAGGACGCGGGTCGACCCGGCCACGGCGGCATCGGCGTCTCGCCGTCCGGCGCCCTGGATCCACGCGCCCTCGCCGACGCGAACCTCCTCGTCGGCAACGACCCGGGCACGGTGGGCCTCGAGATCGTGCTCGGCGGCGCGGTGCTCCGCGCGACGGCCGCCGTGTGGGTCGCCGTGACGGGCGCGGTCGGACCGCTCGTGCGCACGGCGGGCCGGGGGTCGCGGCCCGCGCCGTACGCCGCGGCCGTGGTGCTCGACGCCGGCGACGCGCTCGAGATCGGCGCGGCCGTCGCCGGGATCCGCTGGTACGTCGCCGTGCGCGGCGGGATCGACGTCGCGCCCGTGCTCGGCTCGCGCGCCACCGACCTGCTCTCCCGCGTGGGACCCGCGCCCATCGCGGTCGGCGACGTGCTGCCCGTCGGATCCGCGCCCGCCCGGCCCGTGCCGCCCGTCGACTCGCTCGCCGTCTCCGCGCCCGCGGAGGGCGAGGTGGTCCTCCGTGCGACGCCCGGCCCGCGCCTCGACTGGTTCGTCGACGGATCCTGGGCCGCGCTCCTCGGCCACGAATGGGAGGTGACCGCCGAGGCCGACCGCGTGGGCGTGCGTCTCGACGGCGAACCGCTCGAGCGGCGGATCCCGGGCGAGCTCCCCAGCGAGGGCGTCGTCACGGGCGCGCTCCAGGTGCCGCCCTCGGGCCGGCCGATCCTGTTCCTCGCCGACCACCCGATGACGGGCGGCTACCCGGTGATCGGCGTGGTCGCGCGCGACGACGTGCGGCTGGCCGCGCAGCTGCGCCCCGGCCAGCGCATCCGCTTCGTGTGA
- a CDS encoding LCP family protein → MKALAAVTAVVIASTGSVAAFAAWDLARTVQANSVDIDDGQAPPPSIGGIDGGANILLVGSDSRKDQGDGYGDLKKVGGANNNDVTMLLHISEDHSRATVVSFPRDMLIGRPACPASGTAPGGAAASGAEMNSALSKGGLDCVVRTVGSITGLDIPYGGVVQFTGVVAMSNAVGGVTVCLANPIKDKNTDLDLGAGPQLLQGETAVQFLRTRYGIGDNSDIDRISNQQVFLSALVRTITSGDTLTNPAKLYGIARAAVENMSLSTSLDDPTAITSLALTLKGIPLDRFVFVQYPSTRLESGRVAQDVEGGTRMMQLIADDADFSLAPDSTGAGVEAPPADAAPADPGTPSAEPSPAAVLPSNATGQTAATETCSNG, encoded by the coding sequence GTGAAGGCCCTGGCCGCGGTGACGGCCGTGGTGATCGCGAGCACGGGATCCGTCGCCGCGTTCGCCGCCTGGGACCTCGCGCGCACGGTGCAGGCGAACTCGGTCGACATCGACGACGGGCAGGCGCCGCCGCCGTCCATCGGCGGGATCGACGGGGGTGCGAACATCCTGCTGGTCGGCAGCGACAGCCGGAAGGACCAGGGGGACGGGTACGGGGACCTGAAGAAGGTCGGAGGGGCGAACAACAACGACGTGACGATGCTCCTGCATATCAGCGAGGACCACTCGCGCGCCACCGTCGTGTCGTTCCCCCGCGACATGCTGATCGGCCGGCCCGCGTGCCCCGCGTCCGGCACCGCGCCGGGAGGAGCCGCAGCGAGCGGCGCGGAGATGAACTCGGCGCTGTCGAAGGGCGGGCTGGACTGCGTCGTGCGCACGGTGGGGTCCATCACGGGTCTCGACATCCCCTACGGCGGCGTCGTCCAATTCACCGGCGTCGTCGCCATGTCGAACGCCGTGGGCGGCGTCACCGTCTGCCTGGCGAACCCGATCAAGGACAAGAACACGGACCTCGACCTGGGCGCGGGCCCGCAGCTGCTCCAGGGCGAGACCGCCGTGCAGTTCCTCCGCACCCGGTACGGCATCGGCGACAACAGCGACATCGACCGGATCAGCAACCAGCAGGTGTTCCTCAGCGCCCTCGTCCGCACGATCACGAGCGGCGACACCCTCACGAACCCCGCGAAGCTCTACGGCATCGCCCGCGCGGCCGTCGAGAACATGAGCCTGTCGACGTCCCTCGACGACCCGACCGCGATCACGTCCCTCGCGCTGACGCTGAAGGGGATCCCGCTCGACCGGTTCGTGTTCGTGCAGTACCCGAGCACGCGGCTCGAGAGCGGCCGGGTCGCGCAGGACGTCGAGGGCGGCACGCGGATGATGCAGCTCATCGCCGACGACGCGGACTTCTCCCTCGCGCCCGACAGCACGGGCGCGGGTGTCGAGGCCCCGCCCGCGGACGCGGCGCCGGCGGATCCCGGGACCCCGTCCGCGGAGCCGTCGCCCGCGGCCGTGCTCCCCTCGAACGCGACGGGGCAGACGGCCGCGACCGAGACCTGCTCCAATGGCTGA
- a CDS encoding DUF6518 family protein, translating into MTRPDASPARTAAARPPRSSSRRPARAILPAALRATVVVLVFSLVMGGLTSPAQGFLPSWMSSLANSAGGWSMLAFLGVWLSRARPLLGAVLGAASFVAMVEAYGVVSLWRGYFLADPFSSMWIPIGLVAGPFIGLAAALVRHASRRWPIAGVAVLSAALVAEGVYGLTVVAETTSPVYWTLEIVLAVGFLAAAALRGRRPTDAVRGGVARP; encoded by the coding sequence ATGACCCGACCCGACGCGTCCCCCGCCCGCACCGCCGCCGCCCGACCACCCCGTTCGTCCTCGCGGCGGCCCGCGCGTGCGATCCTGCCGGCCGCGCTCCGCGCCACGGTCGTCGTCCTCGTCTTCAGCCTCGTCATGGGTGGCCTCACCAGCCCCGCGCAGGGGTTCCTCCCCTCGTGGATGAGCTCGCTCGCCAACTCGGCCGGCGGCTGGAGCATGCTCGCCTTCCTCGGGGTGTGGCTCTCCCGCGCGCGCCCGCTCCTCGGCGCCGTGCTCGGCGCGGCATCCTTCGTCGCGATGGTGGAGGCGTACGGCGTGGTCAGCCTGTGGCGCGGGTACTTCCTCGCGGACCCGTTCTCGTCCATGTGGATCCCGATCGGCCTCGTCGCCGGCCCGTTCATCGGCCTCGCGGCTGCCCTCGTGCGGCACGCGTCGCGCCGGTGGCCGATCGCCGGCGTCGCGGTGCTCAGCGCCGCGCTCGTCGCCGAGGGGGTCTACGGCCTCACGGTCGTCGCCGAGACCACCAGCCCGGTCTACTGGACCCTCGAGATCGTCCTCGCGGTCGGCTTCCTCGCCGCGGCGGCGCTGCGCGGGCGGCGGCCGACCGACGCCGTGCGGGGCGGGGTCGCCCGCCCCTAG
- a CDS encoding LamB/YcsF family protein, producing MQIDLNSDLAESFGRWTLGDDDAMLDVVSSANVACGFHAGDPLVMLHALERAARNGVAVGAHVAYRDLAGFGRRDLDASPAELTGDVLYQLAAISGMARTVGARVSYIKPHGALYNRIAHDPVQAQAVVDAVVALDPTLPVLGLPGSVILRLAAAAGLPTRVEAFTDRAYTPEGALVSRRQEGAVIHDPAEVAARSVRMATEGTVVAIDGSVVRLDPDSLCLHSDTPGAVGLARAVRDALEAAGVEIRPVPDAAPSSEHRALPARDRRAL from the coding sequence ATGCAGATCGACCTCAACAGCGACCTGGCCGAGTCCTTCGGCCGCTGGACCCTCGGCGACGACGACGCGATGCTCGACGTCGTCTCGAGCGCCAACGTCGCGTGCGGGTTCCACGCGGGGGATCCGCTCGTCATGCTGCACGCGCTCGAGCGCGCGGCCCGGAACGGCGTCGCGGTCGGCGCGCACGTCGCCTATCGCGACCTCGCCGGGTTCGGCCGTCGCGACCTCGACGCCTCGCCCGCCGAGCTCACGGGCGACGTGCTCTACCAGCTGGCGGCGATCAGCGGCATGGCCCGCACGGTCGGCGCGCGCGTCTCGTACATCAAGCCGCACGGCGCGCTCTACAACCGCATCGCGCACGACCCGGTGCAGGCGCAGGCCGTGGTGGATGCGGTCGTGGCGCTGGATCCGACGCTCCCGGTGCTCGGGCTGCCGGGCTCCGTGATCCTCCGGCTGGCCGCGGCGGCGGGACTGCCGACGCGCGTCGAGGCGTTCACCGACCGCGCGTACACGCCCGAGGGCGCGCTCGTGTCGCGGCGGCAGGAGGGGGCGGTGATCCACGACCCGGCCGAGGTCGCGGCCCGCTCCGTGCGCATGGCGACGGAGGGCACGGTCGTCGCGATCGACGGATCCGTCGTGCGGCTCGACCCCGACTCCCTCTGCCTGCACAGCGACACCCCCGGCGCCGTGGGGCTGGCGCGCGCGGTGCGCGACGCGCTCGAGGCGGCGGGCGTGGAGATCAGGCCGGTGCCGGATGCCGCTCCCTCGTCGGAGCACCGCGCCCTCCCGGCTCGCGACCGGCGCGCCCTGTGA
- a CDS encoding IS481-like element IS1122 family transposase, producing the protein MSHANARLTVHGRVLLVRRVVEDRRPVSHVARELGVSRQCAHRWVNRFRSEGFEGLSDRSSRPRRVPTRTSPERERAVVEARTRLRSGPARLAPVTGVPARTISRVLRRHGAPPLAWLDPVTGAVIRASRSTANRYEHEHPGDLIHVDVKKLGRIPDGGGWRAHGRSEQVRGRGIGFDYVHAVVDDHTRLAYAEIHPDEKGVTAAGFLTRAAAYFAEHGITRIERVLTDNAFAYRHSAAFQNAVTQLGARQKFIRPHCPWQNGKVERFNRTLATEWAYRQPFTSNQARTDALDPWIQHYNTERIHSSHGLTPAARESPTS; encoded by the coding sequence ATGTCCCACGCTAATGCTCGTCTGACGGTTCACGGGAGGGTTCTCCTCGTGCGGCGGGTGGTCGAGGATCGTCGGCCGGTCTCGCATGTCGCGCGCGAACTCGGTGTGTCGCGTCAGTGCGCGCATCGGTGGGTGAATCGGTTCCGGTCCGAGGGCTTCGAAGGCTTGTCGGACCGGTCCTCGAGGCCGAGACGGGTGCCGACGAGGACGAGCCCGGAACGAGAACGAGCCGTCGTGGAAGCGAGGACCCGATTGCGATCAGGTCCTGCCCGGTTGGCGCCGGTGACCGGTGTTCCAGCCCGCACGATCTCCCGCGTCCTGCGGCGGCACGGGGCACCGCCGTTGGCATGGTTGGACCCCGTCACCGGGGCCGTGATCCGGGCATCCCGGTCGACGGCAAACCGGTACGAGCATGAGCATCCCGGCGACCTGATCCACGTCGACGTGAAGAAGCTCGGCCGGATCCCGGACGGCGGCGGCTGGCGGGCGCATGGCCGCAGCGAACAGGTTCGTGGTCGTGGGATCGGGTTCGATTACGTCCACGCCGTGGTCGATGACCACACCCGCCTCGCCTACGCGGAGATCCACCCGGACGAGAAGGGCGTGACCGCGGCAGGGTTCCTGACCCGGGCCGCGGCGTACTTCGCCGAGCACGGCATCACCCGCATCGAACGGGTCCTGACGGACAACGCGTTCGCCTACCGGCACTCGGCCGCGTTCCAGAACGCGGTCACGCAGCTCGGTGCGAGGCAGAAGTTCATCCGCCCGCACTGCCCCTGGCAGAACGGCAAGGTCGAACGCTTCAACCGCACCCTCGCGACCGAGTGGGCCTACCGGCAACCCTTCACCAGCAACCAAGCCAGAACCGACGCCCTTGATCCGTGGATCCAGCACTACAACACTGAACGAATCCACTCGAGCCACGGGCTGACGCCCGCGGCCCGAGAGTCACCAACGTCATGA
- the aspS gene encoding aspartate--tRNA(Asn) ligase, translating to MTTRTLIKNLAALDDGDVAVSGWVETVRDQKKIQFVILRDESGAVQLTYKRQGDEDATADAISGLAAGTFLTATGTLKHDERVKLGGLEIGLSGIEIAGAAIPETPIAADSSIDKRLDWRFIDLRAPRNSLIFRVQTTLVHAMRTHWVEHDFIEVFSPKLMATPSESNAELFKVDYFDGVAYLAQSPQFFKQMAQSAGFGKMFEVGPAFRADPSFTSRHATEFTSVDAEISWIESHEDVARLQEELIVAALTAVKEKHGDEIRELFDVEVTVPSIPFPRIPLLEAKDIVAKRGHVIDRADDDLDPEGERQIAAHVMEEFGHEFVFLTDYPSTIRPFYHMRNAEDPTITNSYDLIWNGVEITTGAQREHRVDVLEAQAREKGLDPEELGSYLDFFRYGVPPHGGFGMGLNRVLMLLLHQSNLREVTYLFRGPNRLAP from the coding sequence GTGACCACCCGAACTCTCATCAAGAACCTGGCCGCCCTCGACGACGGGGACGTGGCCGTCTCCGGCTGGGTCGAGACCGTCCGGGATCAGAAGAAGATCCAGTTCGTGATCCTCCGCGACGAGTCCGGCGCGGTGCAGCTCACCTACAAGCGCCAGGGCGACGAGGATGCGACCGCCGACGCCATCTCCGGCCTCGCCGCGGGCACCTTCCTCACCGCCACCGGCACGCTCAAGCACGACGAGCGCGTGAAGCTCGGCGGCCTGGAGATCGGCCTGTCCGGCATCGAGATCGCGGGCGCGGCCATCCCGGAGACGCCCATCGCGGCCGACTCCTCCATCGACAAGCGCCTCGACTGGCGCTTCATCGACCTGCGCGCGCCCCGCAACTCGCTGATCTTCCGCGTGCAGACCACGCTCGTGCACGCGATGCGCACCCACTGGGTCGAGCACGACTTCATCGAGGTCTTCTCCCCCAAGCTCATGGCCACGCCCTCCGAGTCGAACGCGGAGCTGTTCAAGGTCGACTACTTCGACGGCGTCGCGTACCTCGCGCAGAGCCCGCAGTTCTTCAAGCAGATGGCGCAGTCCGCCGGCTTCGGCAAGATGTTCGAGGTCGGCCCGGCGTTCCGCGCGGACCCGTCCTTCACCTCCCGCCACGCGACCGAGTTCACCTCGGTGGACGCGGAGATCAGCTGGATCGAGAGCCACGAGGACGTCGCCCGCCTCCAGGAGGAGCTCATCGTCGCCGCGCTCACCGCGGTGAAGGAGAAGCACGGCGACGAGATCCGCGAGCTGTTCGACGTGGAGGTGACCGTGCCGAGCATCCCGTTCCCGCGGATCCCGCTGCTCGAGGCCAAGGACATCGTCGCGAAGCGCGGCCACGTGATCGACCGCGCCGACGACGACCTCGACCCCGAGGGCGAGCGCCAGATCGCGGCGCACGTGATGGAGGAGTTCGGCCACGAGTTCGTGTTCCTCACCGACTACCCGTCGACGATCCGGCCGTTCTACCACATGCGCAACGCCGAGGACCCGACGATCACGAACAGCTACGACCTCATCTGGAACGGCGTCGAGATCACCACGGGAGCGCAGCGCGAGCACCGCGTCGACGTGCTCGAGGCGCAGGCTCGCGAGAAGGGCCTCGACCCCGAGGAGCTCGGCTCGTACCTCGACTTCTTCCGCTACGGCGTACCGCCGCACGGCGGATTCGGCATGGGCCTCAACCGGGTGCTGATGCTGCTGCTGCACCAGTCGAACCTGCGCGAGGTCACCTACCTCTTCCGCGGGCCGAACCGGCTCGCCCCGTAG